The following are from one region of the Alicyclobacillus fastidiosus genome:
- the pyrB gene encoding aspartate carbamoyltransferase, which yields MFHVSTVQQFDLEKTTNLIKHAEHLRAAKRADILHRLSGSLVATLFYEPSTRTRLSFEAAVYRLGGQVISAENARENSSSKKGESLADVFRIVGAYVDAIVIRHHSAEELDEAIAYSPVPVVNAGAGSGEHPTQALLDVYTIWREIGRLENLSVAVLGDLKYGRTVHSLLRMLAMMQNISLKLYYPQSLSLPPDIAAELERAGVRVEHAASVEQALRGADVVYQTRIQAERFASVDEACAASDYAIHAEHLMILPNHARILHPLPRVGEIDPAIDPDARAAYFRQAENGLYLRMALIDQLLKGELS from the coding sequence GTGTTTCACGTATCGACAGTACAGCAATTTGACCTCGAAAAAACGACCAACTTGATCAAACACGCGGAGCACCTCCGAGCGGCCAAGCGTGCGGATATCCTTCATCGCCTCTCAGGCTCTTTGGTGGCGACTTTGTTCTACGAACCGAGCACGCGTACGCGACTCTCGTTCGAAGCGGCGGTCTACCGCCTCGGTGGTCAGGTCATCAGCGCCGAGAACGCGCGCGAGAACTCCTCGTCGAAAAAAGGCGAATCGTTGGCGGACGTCTTCCGAATCGTAGGTGCGTATGTCGACGCCATCGTCATTCGGCACCACAGCGCAGAGGAGCTCGACGAAGCTATCGCCTACTCGCCGGTTCCCGTGGTCAACGCCGGAGCGGGCAGCGGTGAACACCCGACGCAGGCCCTGCTCGACGTCTACACGATTTGGCGGGAAATTGGACGCTTGGAAAACCTGTCTGTAGCCGTCCTCGGTGATTTGAAATATGGACGAACCGTGCACTCCTTGCTGCGCATGCTCGCCATGATGCAAAACATCTCACTGAAGTTGTACTACCCGCAAAGCCTCAGCTTGCCTCCTGACATCGCGGCAGAACTGGAGCGGGCAGGCGTCCGCGTGGAACATGCAGCGAGCGTCGAACAGGCACTGCGTGGCGCAGACGTCGTGTACCAAACGCGCATTCAAGCGGAGCGCTTTGCATCGGTCGACGAGGCATGTGCGGCGAGCGACTACGCGATTCACGCGGAGCACTTGATGATTCTTCCGAACCACGCTCGAATCTTGCACCCGTTGCCGCGGGTCGGAGAAATTGACCCGGCCATCGACCCAGATGCGCGAGCGGCGTATTTTCGCCAGGCGGAGAACGGCCTGTATCTGCGGATGGCACTCATTGACCAACTGTTGAAGGGGGAATTGTCGTGA
- the pyrR gene encoding bifunctional pyr operon transcriptional regulator/uracil phosphoribosyltransferase PyrR has translation MQNKSQIMDDAAMRRSMIRMAHEILERNKGLDDIVLVGILTRGVVLAERIAAKLQEIEGESVPCLTLDARPFRDDIAHDDVRQAAPPNLDVAGRNVVLVDDVLYTGRTVRAALDAIMLAGRAQSVQLAALVDRGHRELPIRPDFVGKNVPTGRMEEVIVKLSEVDGEDGVWIVSER, from the coding sequence GTGCAAAATAAATCACAAATCATGGACGACGCGGCGATGCGGCGATCGATGATCCGCATGGCGCACGAGATTCTCGAGCGCAACAAGGGACTGGACGACATCGTCCTCGTCGGCATTTTGACGCGGGGAGTGGTCCTCGCAGAGCGCATCGCGGCAAAGCTGCAAGAAATTGAAGGGGAGAGCGTACCGTGTCTGACGCTTGATGCGCGCCCATTTCGCGACGACATCGCACACGACGACGTGCGCCAAGCTGCTCCACCCAATTTGGACGTCGCAGGGCGCAATGTGGTCCTCGTCGACGACGTGTTGTACACAGGGCGCACCGTGCGTGCGGCACTCGATGCCATCATGCTCGCAGGGCGCGCTCAGTCGGTGCAACTCGCGGCATTGGTCGACCGAGGACATCGCGAATTGCCCATTCGCCCGGATTTCGTCGGAAAGAACGTACCGACGGGCCGGATGGAAGAAGTCATCGTCAAGTTATCGGAAGTGGACGGCGAAGACGGAGTTTGGATAGTGAGCGAACGCTAA
- a CDS encoding RluA family pseudouridine synthase translates to MRSAVRAVYVVDSDDVGERLDKWLTEHLQDDEVDISRSVVQKWVKSGLVTKSPAGNVKASDPIELGQEYAIEVPAAEPFAIVPDDIPLDIVYDDSDVVVVDKPRGLVVHPGAGHSRGTVINALVAKGITLSSLGGEMRPGVVHRIDKDTSGLVMFAKTEAAYYALTEQLRDHTVERQYLAIVHGRMTHQSGTIDMPIGRDPQDRQKMAATDNGKRAVTHFQVLEKFERYSLVECRLETGRTHQIRVHFAAIGHPLAGDQVYGRRHSLPIEGQALHAETLGFVHPTTHAEIRLKSPVPEDMQQLVDKLRSGVLH, encoded by the coding sequence ATGAGAAGTGCGGTAAGAGCGGTTTATGTAGTGGACTCAGACGATGTGGGGGAGCGTCTCGACAAGTGGCTGACGGAGCACCTCCAGGACGACGAGGTCGACATCTCGCGCAGTGTGGTTCAGAAGTGGGTCAAGTCTGGACTCGTCACGAAATCGCCAGCGGGAAACGTGAAGGCAAGCGATCCGATTGAACTCGGTCAAGAATACGCAATCGAAGTTCCGGCTGCGGAGCCGTTTGCGATTGTACCGGACGACATTCCGCTTGACATCGTCTACGACGACAGCGACGTCGTGGTCGTAGACAAGCCGCGCGGCCTCGTGGTGCATCCTGGCGCTGGCCACTCGCGGGGGACGGTGATCAACGCGCTGGTCGCCAAGGGCATCACCTTGTCGAGTCTCGGCGGCGAGATGCGCCCTGGGGTCGTTCACCGGATCGACAAGGATACCAGTGGCCTCGTGATGTTCGCCAAGACAGAGGCCGCTTATTACGCCTTGACGGAGCAGTTGCGTGACCACACGGTCGAGCGTCAGTACCTGGCCATCGTACACGGGCGCATGACGCATCAGAGCGGCACGATTGATATGCCGATCGGGCGCGATCCGCAGGATCGGCAAAAGATGGCGGCGACCGACAACGGCAAGCGCGCTGTAACGCACTTTCAGGTGCTGGAAAAGTTCGAGCGGTACTCGCTGGTCGAGTGTCGGCTCGAAACCGGACGGACGCATCAAATCCGCGTGCATTTCGCGGCCATTGGGCATCCTTTGGCTGGAGACCAGGTGTACGGCCGGCGGCACAGCTTGCCCATTGAGGGGCAGGCGCTTCACGCCGAAACGCTCGGCTTTGTCCACCCGACGACGCATGCTGAGATCCGGCTCAAGAGCCCGGTGCCCGAGGATATGCAACAATTGGTGGACAAATTGCGATCCGGCGTCCTGCACTAG
- the lspA gene encoding signal peptidase II: MLYIVAAVIYVLDQLVKWLIRANLPVFHEVTIIPGVVEFLHIQNTGGAFSIFPNQIWLFVLVAVVVVVAVVFIERKYRPSILAQVGLGLLLGGAVGNMTDRIIQHSVTDYVYFSIVHFAIFNLADAAIDVGVLLLLINSFRSPKNTKTETKEDVES, translated from the coding sequence GTGCTCTATATCGTTGCTGCTGTCATTTACGTGCTTGATCAATTGGTCAAGTGGCTGATTCGTGCAAACCTACCGGTGTTTCACGAGGTCACCATCATCCCGGGTGTCGTTGAATTTTTGCACATTCAAAACACTGGCGGAGCTTTTAGTATTTTCCCAAATCAGATCTGGTTGTTCGTGTTAGTTGCGGTCGTCGTCGTGGTGGCCGTCGTCTTTATCGAGCGCAAGTATCGACCAAGCATCTTGGCTCAAGTGGGGCTCGGCCTCTTGTTGGGCGGCGCGGTAGGCAACATGACGGATCGCATCATTCAGCACTCAGTGACAGATTACGTGTACTTTTCCATTGTTCATTTTGCCATCTTTAACCTCGCCGACGCGGCGATTGACGTTGGGGTGTTGCTTCTCCTCATCAACAGTTTCCGCTCGCCAAAGAACACCAAAACGGAAACGAAGGAAGACGTCGAATCATGA
- a CDS encoding phosphosulfolactate synthase, whose translation MILSDSGAFSQIIQYPLGKRPGKPRESGWTMVIDKGLGYEQLSDLLEVASAYIDVLKFGFGTSCLYPRHILRQKLSLARVFSVLACPGGTLGEIALSQNVYDKYLDRCVKLGFTAIEVSDGTIDLSSDARQRAIAAAKQAMSVVISEVGKKLDHNVDIRDYAKQVTKDLEAGADFVVIEGRESGENAGIYGAQGQVDSSMLDDFITLLPVDARSKIIWEAPKKAQQIELIERFGQTVSLGNIPPTDVIALECLRLGLRADTFALRNREDDK comes from the coding sequence GTGATTTTATCAGACTCAGGCGCTTTCTCACAAATTATCCAGTATCCACTCGGCAAGCGCCCCGGGAAACCCAGAGAATCGGGCTGGACGATGGTCATCGACAAGGGGCTCGGCTACGAACAGTTGAGTGATTTGCTCGAGGTCGCCTCGGCCTACATCGACGTCTTGAAATTCGGCTTTGGGACCAGTTGCCTGTATCCTAGACACATCCTCCGACAAAAACTGTCGCTCGCGCGAGTATTCTCTGTGTTGGCCTGTCCTGGCGGTACGCTCGGCGAGATTGCGCTCTCTCAGAACGTCTACGACAAGTACCTCGACCGCTGCGTGAAACTCGGGTTCACGGCCATCGAGGTATCTGACGGAACGATTGACCTCAGCTCCGATGCTAGGCAGCGGGCGATTGCTGCTGCCAAACAGGCGATGTCTGTCGTCATCTCCGAGGTGGGTAAAAAACTCGATCACAACGTCGACATCAGAGACTACGCCAAACAAGTGACAAAGGATTTAGAAGCTGGCGCCGACTTCGTCGTCATCGAGGGCCGAGAATCAGGTGAAAATGCCGGCATCTACGGTGCACAAGGGCAGGTCGACTCCTCCATGCTCGACGACTTCATCACGCTGTTACCAGTCGACGCTCGTTCGAAAATCATCTGGGAAGCACCCAAGAAAGCACAGCAGATAGAGCTTATCGAGCGCTTCGGCCAAACCGTCAGCCTGGGCAACATCCCGCCGACGGACGTGATCGCGCTCGAATGTTTGCGCCTCGGGTTGCGCGCTGACACGTTCGCCCTCAGAAATCGCGAGGACGATAAGTAG
- a CDS encoding TraR/DksA C4-type zinc finger protein produces MNHEQLRAELVAEKQEITTRLRRNMESANLSEGMQNELSELSIYDNHPADIGTELFLRGQAVGDRVRDEAQLEDIEQALAAMDEGTYGQCRKCGQAIPMERLSAMPTAMYCIECQHDEEAQKKHHHRPVEEHVLYPGFGEIWHDREDQNAYDGEDTWQDVERHNERPTYDHWYEQMELDDNQGIVDDMDVVTNEQYQDQLPPSPTYRPRDF; encoded by the coding sequence ATGAACCATGAGCAACTGCGCGCGGAACTGGTGGCGGAAAAACAGGAAATCACGACGCGCTTGCGACGAAACATGGAGAGTGCCAATCTGTCGGAGGGCATGCAAAACGAGTTGTCCGAGTTGTCGATTTACGACAACCACCCCGCAGATATAGGAACCGAGCTGTTTTTACGCGGTCAGGCAGTCGGCGATCGCGTTCGCGACGAAGCGCAATTGGAGGATATCGAACAGGCGCTTGCCGCCATGGACGAGGGCACCTATGGGCAGTGCAGAAAATGCGGTCAGGCCATCCCGATGGAGCGGTTGTCGGCCATGCCGACGGCGATGTACTGTATCGAGTGTCAGCATGACGAAGAAGCCCAGAAGAAGCACCATCACAGGCCGGTCGAGGAACATGTGCTCTACCCTGGTTTTGGCGAGATTTGGCACGATCGCGAGGACCAGAACGCATACGACGGCGAAGACACGTGGCAGGATGTAGAGCGCCACAACGAGCGTCCGACGTATGATCACTGGTACGAGCAGATGGAGTTAGACGATAACCAGGGTATTGTCGATGACATGGATGTCGTTACGAACGAACAGTACCAGGATCAGTTGCCTCCGTCGCCTACTTATCGTCCTCGCGATTTCTGA
- a CDS encoding DivIVA domain-containing protein produces the protein MPLSPIDIHNKEFGRSFRGYNEDEVDDFLERVIQDYEGLIRTNKQLEEDMNRLNEKLAHYDSLEDSLSKSILVAQETAEEVKSNARKEAQLIIREAEKNADRIVSEALNKARKIALDMEEMQKQAAVFRARFRSLVQSQLEMMESGDWQSFDRELARREAAIAESGL, from the coding sequence GTGCCCCTGTCGCCAATAGACATTCACAATAAAGAATTTGGACGTTCGTTTCGCGGGTATAACGAGGACGAAGTAGATGACTTCCTCGAACGCGTCATTCAGGATTACGAGGGTCTGATTCGAACCAATAAGCAACTCGAAGAAGACATGAATCGTTTGAATGAAAAGCTTGCGCATTATGACAGCCTTGAGGACAGCTTGAGCAAGTCCATTTTAGTCGCCCAAGAGACGGCTGAAGAAGTGAAGAGCAATGCGCGTAAAGAGGCACAGCTCATCATTCGCGAGGCGGAAAAGAATGCGGATAGAATTGTCAGTGAAGCCTTGAACAAGGCGCGCAAAATCGCTTTGGACATGGAAGAAATGCAAAAGCAAGCCGCGGTTTTTCGCGCGCGGTTCCGCTCCCTTGTACAATCGCAACTCGAGATGATGGAATCAGGCGACTGGCAGTCGTTTGATCGAGAGTTGGCGCGGCGAGAGGCTGCTATCGCCGAGTCTGGCCTGTAA
- a CDS encoding YlmH/Sll1252 family protein: MSSTHDWVRDSERPFARTSEDWCNQVEARGQWYLTDFLTPREEYLATSVAGRRGVVVEAFGGYAHAERRRLLLMPGEWYPQAQDFAIECLELNSLEGSLRHKDVLGSVLGLGLQRKMLGDIAVVERKAYVFVAESVANFLYESLSRVGRSTVTVTKAANLPDLPAPAYDEKDVSVASLRLDAIVSHACQMSRAKAQAAVERGDVTLNFAPASNRDEVAEGDLLSVRGFGRVKILQALGATRRDRMRIRVGILRSNA, translated from the coding sequence ATGAGTAGTACACACGATTGGGTGCGCGACAGCGAGCGTCCATTCGCGCGCACGAGTGAAGATTGGTGTAATCAGGTCGAGGCTCGGGGGCAGTGGTACCTAACCGACTTTCTGACGCCGCGAGAGGAGTACCTTGCGACGAGTGTCGCAGGTCGTCGTGGGGTCGTCGTGGAGGCGTTTGGCGGCTATGCGCACGCAGAGCGTCGACGTCTCCTGCTGATGCCTGGTGAGTGGTACCCCCAAGCGCAAGACTTTGCGATTGAATGTTTGGAACTCAACTCGTTGGAAGGCTCGCTGCGCCACAAAGACGTCCTTGGCAGCGTGTTAGGGCTTGGGCTCCAGCGGAAGATGTTAGGCGATATCGCCGTCGTGGAACGCAAAGCGTACGTCTTCGTCGCAGAGAGTGTGGCGAACTTCCTGTATGAGTCGCTCAGCCGCGTGGGGAGATCGACCGTAACGGTCACGAAGGCCGCCAACTTGCCCGATTTGCCTGCGCCGGCGTACGACGAGAAAGATGTCAGTGTCGCTTCGCTGCGGTTGGACGCCATCGTCTCCCACGCCTGTCAGATGTCGCGGGCAAAAGCGCAGGCCGCCGTCGAGCGCGGGGATGTCACGCTCAACTTCGCGCCGGCGAGCAACCGCGATGAGGTCGCAGAGGGAGATCTTTTGTCCGTGCGCGGGTTTGGCAGGGTGAAGATCTTGCAGGCACTGGGTGCCACACGCCGTGATAGGATGAGGATTCGCGTAGGCATTCTTCGCTCAAATGCATAA
- a CDS encoding YggT family protein, which produces MSALTTIVQGLFSAYWYVLLATAVVGLVPDLRETQVGQLLSRVTDPYLNIYRRVVRPLVVGQITLDLSWMIGVAVFFVIEEAVGSVMTRLLMNV; this is translated from the coding sequence GTGAGTGCGCTGACGACGATTGTGCAAGGTTTGTTCTCCGCGTACTGGTACGTGCTGTTGGCGACGGCGGTCGTCGGTCTGGTGCCGGACTTGCGCGAGACACAAGTAGGGCAGTTGCTGAGTCGCGTGACGGATCCCTACCTGAACATCTACCGGCGGGTCGTTCGGCCCTTGGTAGTGGGGCAGATCACGCTTGATTTGTCGTGGATGATTGGCGTTGCGGTATTTTTTGTCATCGAAGAGGCGGTTGGTTCGGTCATGACGAGACTGTTGATGAACGTATGA
- a CDS encoding YggS family pyridoxal phosphate-dependent enzyme, whose protein sequence is MDFEYIADRVRRVRENVNQALVRSGRDGAAVDVIAVTKSAPPEVLPALFEAGITDAAENRWQVARDKLAHPAAERFKWHFIGSLQTNKVKYIVPRFDWIHSVDRLELAEALSREAAKTGRTLNILLQVNIAREPQKQGFHQEDVRRVVELVAQLPHLELRGLMTMAPKVAHSEESRPIFRALDELSRQVREDMQLPAFDQLSMGMSDDYPVAVEEGATMIRVGRQLVGPADLTQGGQGL, encoded by the coding sequence TTGGATTTCGAGTATATAGCGGATCGCGTCCGACGGGTGCGAGAAAATGTGAATCAAGCGTTGGTGAGAAGTGGTCGCGACGGCGCAGCGGTTGACGTGATCGCAGTCACCAAGTCGGCGCCGCCAGAGGTGCTGCCGGCCCTGTTTGAGGCTGGCATCACCGATGCAGCGGAAAATCGTTGGCAAGTCGCGCGGGACAAGTTGGCGCACCCGGCTGCTGAGCGGTTCAAGTGGCACTTTATTGGTTCGCTGCAGACGAACAAAGTGAAATACATCGTTCCAAGGTTTGATTGGATTCATTCGGTCGATCGCTTGGAATTGGCAGAGGCGCTCTCGCGGGAGGCTGCGAAGACAGGGCGGACGCTCAACATCTTGTTGCAGGTCAACATCGCCCGCGAGCCACAAAAGCAGGGTTTTCATCAGGAAGACGTAAGGCGAGTGGTGGAGCTCGTTGCACAGTTGCCGCACTTAGAATTGCGGGGCCTGATGACGATGGCGCCCAAGGTCGCTCACAGCGAGGAGTCGCGCCCCATCTTTCGGGCTTTGGACGAGCTCAGCCGCCAGGTGCGCGAAGACATGCAACTTCCGGCGTTTGATCAATTGTCGATGGGCATGTCTGACGATTACCCAGTAGCGGTCGAGGAAGGGGCCACGATGATCCGCGTCGGCCGCCAACTGGTTGGTCCCGCAGATCTGACACAGGGGGGACAGGGATTGTGA
- the pgeF gene encoding peptidoglycan editing factor PgeF, protein MLTNWSQQQSSIGVQPEWTDAGVRALFTFRHHPEDATRSLNFAFQDGTSPEATVANRALVAAQMGVDVESLVFIRQVHGTDVAVVGAAHRGMGVLSSDADRIAADAMVTDDIGITLCILTADCVPVLFYDPVHRAVGAAHSGWRGTVGHICDRVVEAMTREFGTRASDLRVSIGPSIRSCCYEVDDVVAEPVTRAFARAQVITPRFGKPGKYWFSMQGAIRFDLEQLGVPRDAIEDTGLCTSCRVNHLFSHRREQGRAGRLAALIALA, encoded by the coding sequence GTGCTAACGAATTGGTCGCAACAGCAGAGCAGCATAGGCGTGCAACCCGAATGGACGGACGCGGGCGTGCGCGCCTTGTTTACGTTCCGTCATCACCCGGAAGACGCCACTCGTTCGTTGAATTTTGCCTTCCAGGACGGAACCTCGCCGGAAGCGACGGTCGCCAATCGGGCACTGGTCGCTGCGCAAATGGGCGTGGATGTGGAATCCCTCGTGTTCATCCGGCAAGTCCATGGGACGGACGTGGCGGTCGTCGGCGCCGCGCACCGCGGGATGGGGGTACTTTCCAGTGACGCTGATAGAATCGCTGCGGACGCCATGGTGACGGACGACATCGGCATCACACTCTGTATTTTGACCGCCGATTGTGTGCCCGTTCTCTTTTACGATCCGGTGCATCGAGCGGTCGGCGCCGCGCACTCTGGGTGGCGGGGAACGGTGGGGCACATCTGCGACAGGGTGGTCGAGGCGATGACTCGGGAATTTGGCACGCGGGCTAGTGACCTGCGCGTGAGTATCGGCCCGTCTATTCGAAGTTGTTGTTACGAAGTCGACGACGTGGTGGCCGAGCCTGTCACACGGGCATTTGCTAGGGCCCAGGTGATCACGCCGCGGTTCGGCAAACCGGGCAAGTATTGGTTTTCGATGCAAGGCGCGATTCGGTTTGACTTGGAGCAGCTAGGCGTACCGAGAGACGCCATCGAAGACACCGGATTGTGTACTTCCTGTCGAGTCAACCATTTGTTTTCACACCGAAGAGAACAAGGGCGGGCCGGACGGCTTGCGGCCTTGATAGCGCTCGCGTGA
- a CDS encoding YlmC/YmxH family sporulation protein, with protein sequence MMRISDLQAKDVVNVEDGKRLGTIGDLELDTDSGLVRSIVIPGQGRFFGMVGGSQDYIIPWNQIVKIGSDVILVDLRPANETGYYLPPESGKRGTGGY encoded by the coding sequence TTGATGCGAATTTCCGATTTACAGGCGAAGGATGTCGTCAATGTCGAAGATGGAAAGCGTCTTGGCACGATCGGCGATTTGGAGTTGGATACCGACAGTGGCCTTGTCCGGTCCATCGTAATCCCTGGACAGGGCCGCTTCTTTGGGATGGTCGGCGGCAGCCAAGATTACATTATTCCGTGGAACCAAATTGTGAAGATTGGGTCGGACGTCATTCTCGTAGACCTGCGGCCGGCCAACGAGACGGGATACTACTTGCCCCCAGAGTCCGGCAAGCGGGGCACCGGCGGATACTGA
- the sigG gene encoding RNA polymerase sporulation sigma factor SigG yields MKRNKVEICGVNTSQLPVLTNVQMRDLFARLQSGELPAREQLVNGNLRLVLSVIQRFNNRGEYVDDLFQVGCIGLMKAIDNFDLGQNVRFSTYAVPMIVGEIRRYLRDNNPIRVSRSLRDIAYKALQVRDALTTRHLREPTIMEIAKEMDVPKEEVVFALDAIQDPVSMFEPIYHDGGDPIYVMDQIHDDKEQDASWVEGIALREAMHKLTDREKKILSMRFYEGKTQMEVADEIGISQAQVSRLEKAAIHRMHKHIQS; encoded by the coding sequence ATGAAGCGCAACAAGGTCGAAATCTGCGGCGTCAATACCTCACAGCTTCCGGTTCTAACGAATGTGCAGATGCGTGATTTGTTCGCAAGATTACAGAGCGGCGAACTACCAGCTCGTGAGCAACTCGTCAACGGCAACCTTCGACTCGTCCTATCTGTGATCCAGCGTTTTAACAATCGAGGCGAATATGTGGACGACCTGTTTCAAGTCGGCTGCATCGGACTCATGAAAGCAATCGATAACTTTGATTTGGGACAGAATGTCCGATTCTCTACATATGCGGTGCCCATGATCGTGGGCGAAATCAGGCGCTACTTGCGCGACAACAACCCGATTCGCGTAAGTCGCTCCTTGCGAGATATCGCGTACAAGGCGTTGCAGGTCCGAGATGCGTTGACGACGCGTCACCTGCGCGAACCGACTATTATGGAAATTGCCAAGGAAATGGACGTACCGAAAGAAGAAGTGGTGTTTGCTCTGGACGCGATTCAGGATCCGGTCTCGATGTTTGAACCGATCTATCACGACGGTGGCGATCCGATTTACGTCATGGACCAAATCCACGACGACAAGGAGCAGGACGCGAGCTGGGTGGAAGGCATCGCGTTGCGCGAAGCCATGCACAAGCTGACAGACAGGGAGAAAAAGATCCTGTCGATGCGATTTTACGAGGGCAAGACGCAGATGGAAGTGGCAGACGAAATCGGGATTTCTCAGGCACAGGTGTCGCGCTTGGAGAAGGCGGCCATCCACCGCATGCACAAACACATTCAGTCGTAA
- the sigE gene encoding RNA polymerase sporulation sigma factor SigE — protein MKLRIRLRLFYLRIRVRLQGNPDEVYYVGGSEALPPPLTREEEQYLLERLPSGDESVRAMLIERNLRLVVYIARKFENTGINIEDLVSIGTIGLIKAVNTFDPTKKIKLATYASRCIENEILMYLRRNNKLRSEVSFDEPLNVDWDGNELLLSDVLGTESDTIYRNLEDEVDRELLYDALEKLSERERKIMQLRFGLGTGREMTQKDVADLLGISQSYISRLEKRILKRLQREFNKMI, from the coding sequence ATGAAATTGCGAATTCGCCTGCGGTTGTTCTATCTACGCATTCGCGTCAGACTCCAAGGCAACCCTGACGAGGTTTATTACGTCGGCGGAAGTGAAGCGTTACCGCCACCCCTCACTCGGGAGGAGGAGCAATACCTGCTTGAACGATTGCCCTCCGGCGACGAATCGGTTCGTGCGATGCTCATTGAACGCAACCTTCGCCTTGTGGTCTACATCGCCCGCAAGTTTGAAAATACGGGGATCAACATCGAGGATTTGGTTTCCATCGGGACGATAGGCCTGATCAAGGCGGTCAACACGTTCGATCCAACGAAGAAAATCAAACTCGCTACATACGCATCGCGGTGTATTGAGAACGAAATATTGATGTACCTGCGTCGAAACAACAAACTCCGGTCCGAAGTGTCGTTTGACGAGCCCCTCAACGTGGATTGGGACGGAAACGAGTTGCTGTTGTCAGACGTGTTGGGAACCGAGTCCGACACTATCTATCGCAACCTTGAAGACGAGGTGGACCGCGAGTTATTGTACGATGCACTCGAAAAGTTATCTGAGCGCGAACGCAAAATTATGCAGTTGCGCTTCGGGCTCGGCACAGGCAGAGAGATGACGCAAAAGGATGTCGCAGATCTCCTCGGCATTTCGCAGTCCTATATCTCCCGGCTTGAGAAGCGAATCCTCAAGCGACTGCAGCGCGAGTTTAACAAGATGATCTAA
- a CDS encoding sigma-E processing peptidase SpoIIGA: MPATPVVYIDVVFLINFVMDGVLLWTTGWLLKRNVRLRKVALGALIGSGYGLLMFFPSLSLLTTWPGKALMSVAMIYVALPKRGMLDLLRVILVFFFVSFVFAGAAVALGFAIPSTSLGKGLAVSGHGLVFTTSGETLALMAAVPICIFGMQRILARIRRVQQRTNWIVSVEAQFGDLTVSFNGLLDSGNQLYDPVSRRPVSFVDMDVLLPVLPQNVQAEIAKGVDLLSAVAALAASTSFSLVPFQGASGKGLTLALRPDDIVVEQKGERLTVRDPQLFAVYPGRLSSDGTFDAILHMDMMNGDDEVEGTRHTQGPQYEIANSPAVVLSTHSRQTPRQP; this comes from the coding sequence GTGCCTGCGACGCCAGTTGTCTACATTGACGTAGTCTTTCTCATCAACTTTGTGATGGACGGCGTGCTCCTGTGGACCACGGGATGGTTGCTCAAGCGAAATGTGCGATTGCGAAAAGTTGCGTTGGGCGCGCTCATCGGATCAGGCTACGGGCTGTTGATGTTCTTCCCCAGTTTGTCCTTGCTCACCACTTGGCCAGGGAAGGCTTTGATGTCAGTGGCGATGATCTACGTCGCGCTTCCGAAACGGGGTATGCTCGATTTACTTCGAGTGATTCTGGTGTTCTTTTTCGTATCGTTCGTCTTCGCGGGAGCAGCTGTAGCACTCGGCTTTGCCATTCCTAGCACATCCCTGGGGAAGGGACTCGCTGTTTCTGGGCATGGGCTGGTGTTTACCACGTCCGGCGAGACACTTGCACTGATGGCCGCTGTGCCCATCTGCATCTTCGGTATGCAGCGCATCCTCGCTCGCATTCGGCGCGTGCAACAGCGGACCAACTGGATTGTCTCGGTAGAAGCTCAATTTGGAGACTTGACGGTTTCGTTCAATGGACTATTGGACTCCGGGAATCAGTTGTATGACCCCGTCTCTAGGCGGCCAGTATCGTTTGTCGATATGGACGTACTCTTACCTGTTCTGCCTCAGAATGTTCAAGCGGAAATCGCCAAGGGCGTGGACCTCTTGAGCGCGGTGGCAGCGCTCGCGGCTTCAACGTCGTTTTCGCTGGTCCCATTTCAGGGAGCGAGCGGGAAAGGATTGACGCTGGCCTTGCGCCCGGATGACATCGTCGTGGAACAAAAGGGGGAGCGCTTGACGGTAAGAGACCCGCAGCTCTTCGCGGTGTATCCCGGCCGACTTAGTTCCGATGGAACATTCGATGCGATTTTGCATATGGACATGATGAATGGAGATGACGAGGTTGAAGGCACTCGACACACTCAAGGACCTCAATATGAAATTGCGAATTCGCCTGCGGTTGTTCTATCTACGCATTCGCGTCAGACTCCAAGGCAACCCTGA